From Bacillus pumilus, one genomic window encodes:
- a CDS encoding energy-coupling factor transporter transmembrane component T family protein, with amino-acid sequence MAVDMLSYIDRPSPIHRLTGATKLICFILWSSAAMLTYDTGILVFMLAASIVFFQLSNVRFRDISFVVIVLAIFLVINNIAIYIFAPQQGVAIYGAKHELFHIAGWYNVTLEQLFYQLNITLKYVTVMPAALLFIVTTNPSEFASSLSRIGVSYRISYAVAIALRYIPDIQRDFRTIAISQQARGIDLSKNEKLGKRIKNALSIVMPLIFSSLERIETISNAMELRGFGKHKKRTWFTAKDFQKADYAALLFVGVVLIVSLVITFVRGTRFYNPFL; translated from the coding sequence ATGGCTGTAGACATGCTGTCCTATATCGATCGCCCGTCGCCGATTCATCGGCTGACAGGTGCAACCAAACTCATTTGCTTTATCCTCTGGTCATCCGCAGCGATGCTCACGTATGATACAGGCATTTTAGTCTTTATGCTAGCCGCCAGTATCGTATTCTTTCAGCTATCGAACGTGCGATTTCGTGATATTTCCTTCGTGGTGATTGTCCTGGCGATTTTCCTAGTCATCAACAACATCGCTATTTACATCTTTGCGCCCCAGCAAGGAGTCGCCATCTACGGAGCAAAGCATGAGCTGTTTCATATTGCAGGCTGGTACAACGTCACACTGGAACAGCTTTTCTATCAATTGAATATTACGCTGAAATATGTGACCGTCATGCCAGCAGCGCTTTTGTTTATCGTCACAACGAATCCAAGTGAATTTGCCTCATCGCTCAGCCGAATCGGGGTCAGCTACCGGATTTCCTATGCTGTCGCGATTGCTTTACGCTATATTCCAGATATTCAGCGGGATTTTCGAACGATAGCGATTTCTCAGCAAGCAAGAGGAATTGATTTATCGAAGAATGAAAAACTGGGGAAACGGATTAAAAATGCGCTGTCGATTGTGATGCCGCTGATTTTCTCCAGCTTGGAGCGGATTGAAACGATCAGCAATGCGATGGAGCTGCGCGGATTTGGAAAGCATAAAAAGCGCACATGGTTCACGGCGAAAGACTTTCAAAAAGCAGATTATGCTGCGTTATTGTTTGTTGGTGTGGTACTCATCGTGTCGCTTGTGATTACATTTGTTAGAGGAACGAGATTTTATAATCCATTTTTATAG
- a CDS encoding ABC transporter ATP-binding protein encodes MKKPMIQFEHFGFKYRSQAEPTLKDINLTIYEGEKVLIAGPSGSGKSTLAHCINGLVPASYKGSMEGSLHIGGKNAEKENIFSLSQLVGTVLQDPDGQFIGLTVGEDIAFALENDQVTREEMKTRVEEAARLTEVDGKLASSVHELSGGQKQRVAIAGVLVNDVDILLFDEPLASLDPSTGKEVIDLIDRLQKETKKTVVMVEHRLEDVLFRHVDRIIVVNDGTIAADMTPDELLASNVLEAAYLREPLYVKAMKYAGIPVTPGDQIANLQHLTLNDEEKEKIEQWMEASEPSVEQIASQDLLEVRELSFDYPTRPNTLSNISFTVKKGEMISIAGANGAGKTTLSKVLCAFEKPTKGTIHLNGDDITGDTIKQRSERIGVVMQNPNQMISKQMIFDEVALGLVLRGVKEDDIKERVERVLKVCGLYPFRNWPISALSFGQKKRVTIASILVLEPEIIILDEPTAGQDFKHYTEMMTFLEQLNQQGVTIFMITHDMHLMLEYTTRTIVISDGEKIADDTPAKVLTDQLLVQKASLKETSLYELALKADWPNPNELVDRFIEVDRKERMTWL; translated from the coding sequence ATGAAGAAACCGATGATTCAATTCGAACATTTCGGATTCAAGTATCGCAGTCAGGCAGAACCGACATTGAAAGATATCAACCTGACCATCTATGAAGGGGAAAAAGTCCTCATCGCAGGCCCGTCTGGATCGGGAAAAAGCACGCTAGCCCATTGTATCAATGGGCTAGTTCCTGCGTCTTATAAAGGTTCTATGGAAGGAAGTCTTCACATCGGCGGGAAGAATGCAGAGAAAGAGAACATTTTTTCCCTTTCACAGCTCGTCGGAACGGTGCTGCAGGACCCTGATGGACAATTTATCGGGCTGACCGTTGGAGAAGACATCGCGTTTGCTCTTGAAAATGATCAAGTCACACGCGAAGAAATGAAAACACGTGTCGAAGAAGCGGCAAGATTAACAGAGGTGGACGGCAAGCTGGCATCGTCCGTACATGAGCTGTCAGGCGGTCAAAAACAACGTGTCGCCATTGCGGGCGTACTTGTCAACGATGTCGACATTTTGCTGTTTGATGAACCACTTGCAAGCCTTGATCCGTCTACAGGCAAAGAAGTGATCGACCTTATCGATCGACTGCAAAAAGAAACGAAAAAAACCGTCGTGATGGTCGAGCACCGGTTAGAGGACGTCCTCTTCCGTCATGTCGACCGCATCATCGTCGTCAATGACGGCACGATTGCAGCGGATATGACACCAGATGAATTGCTCGCCTCAAATGTATTAGAAGCGGCATATTTGCGCGAGCCTTTATATGTAAAGGCCATGAAATATGCAGGCATTCCAGTTACACCGGGAGATCAGATAGCTAATTTACAGCATCTCACCTTAAATGACGAGGAAAAAGAGAAAATCGAGCAGTGGATGGAAGCGTCTGAGCCGTCAGTAGAGCAGATTGCATCGCAGGATTTACTAGAGGTGCGTGAGCTGAGCTTTGACTATCCGACAAGACCAAACACGCTGAGCAACATCTCCTTTACCGTCAAAAAAGGAGAAATGATCAGCATCGCTGGAGCCAATGGCGCAGGCAAGACGACATTGTCCAAGGTGCTCTGCGCGTTTGAAAAGCCAACGAAAGGGACAATTCATCTGAATGGCGATGACATCACAGGAGACACAATCAAACAGCGTTCTGAACGAATCGGCGTTGTCATGCAAAACCCAAATCAAATGATTTCAAAACAAATGATCTTTGATGAAGTCGCACTCGGTCTCGTTTTAAGAGGCGTAAAGGAAGACGACATCAAGGAACGGGTGGAGCGGGTTCTAAAAGTATGCGGCTTATATCCATTTCGGAACTGGCCGATTTCAGCCCTCAGCTTCGGACAGAAAAAACGCGTCACCATCGCATCAATTCTTGTATTAGAGCCAGAAATCATCATTTTAGATGAGCCAACCGCAGGACAGGATTTTAAACATTACACAGAGATGATGACGTTTTTAGAGCAATTAAATCAGCAGGGTGTCACGATCTTCATGATCACCCATGATATGCATTTGATGCTCGAATACACGACAAGAACCATTGTCATTTCAGATGGAGAAAAAATCGCAGATGATACCCCAGCCAAAGTGCTGACAGATCAACTGCTTGTCCAAAAGGCGAGCTTAAAGGAAACATCGCTGTACGAACTGGCACTGAAAGCAGACTGGCCAAATCCAAATGAACTCGTGGATCGCTTCATTGAGGTTGACAGAAAGGAACGAATGACATGGCTGTAG
- a CDS encoding ECF-type riboflavin transporter substrate-binding protein, translated as MAGKQLSTKTVVAIGIGAAVFVILGRFVSIPTGIPNTQIETSYAFLALMAVLFGPVAGALIGFIGHLIKDATTFGPWWSWIIVSGVVGLLIGFISNRLKVEEGDFGWKKITLFNAVQAGAQALGWFVIAPVLDIVIYAEPANKVFVQGIVAGISNIITVGVLGTIIIAAYAKTRSKSGSLSKETS; from the coding sequence ATGGCAGGTAAACAACTTTCAACGAAAACTGTCGTTGCCATCGGAATTGGCGCAGCCGTCTTTGTCATTTTAGGACGCTTCGTCTCCATTCCAACTGGGATTCCGAATACACAAATTGAGACATCATACGCATTCCTTGCATTAATGGCTGTGCTTTTTGGTCCTGTTGCAGGCGCACTGATTGGGTTTATTGGTCATCTCATTAAAGATGCCACCACATTCGGCCCTTGGTGGAGCTGGATTATCGTTTCAGGTGTTGTTGGGTTATTGATTGGCTTCATTTCTAACCGTTTAAAAGTAGAAGAGGGCGACTTTGGCTGGAAGAAGATCACGCTTTTCAACGCCGTACAAGCAGGTGCGCAGGCATTAGGCTGGTTTGTCATTGCTCCTGTACTCGACATTGTGATCTATGCAGAACCTGCGAACAAAGTATTTGTTCAAGGCATCGTGGCAGGGATCTCGAACATCATCACAGTCGGTGTACTAGGAACCATCATCATTGCGGCTTATGCGAAAACGAGAAGCAAAAGCGGCAGTCTATCGAAAGAAACATCATGA
- a CDS encoding SAM hydrolase/SAM-dependent halogenase family protein, translating into MSEHALVLQSDFGIDDGAVSAMYGVANTVSSRIRLFDLTHNIPQYDIWEASYRLLQTVTYWPEETVFVSVVDPGVGSERKSLVVKTTSSHYIITPDNGTLTHVAQDIGIVEARYLDETINRLPKSGKSHTFHGRDIYAYTGARIASGVISFEEVGPKANIDDIIHLPVVQAYAKEEVITGTIDILDVRFGNLWTNIHHTLFEQLSINYGDAIEVTIANGPKNVYKNIMTYGRSFADLKVGEPLVYVNSLDHLGVAINQGSFAKAYNIGTGTGWRLSIRKAPRIIYE; encoded by the coding sequence ATGAGTGAACATGCATTGGTTTTACAATCAGATTTCGGCATTGATGATGGAGCAGTCAGCGCAATGTACGGAGTGGCAAATACGGTGAGCAGCAGGATCCGCCTTTTTGATTTAACACACAATATACCGCAGTATGACATTTGGGAGGCATCTTACCGCCTGCTCCAAACCGTCACATACTGGCCGGAAGAGACGGTATTCGTTTCCGTTGTTGACCCAGGCGTTGGGTCAGAGAGAAAGAGTCTTGTCGTCAAAACCACAAGCTCGCACTATATCATTACCCCAGATAACGGGACACTCACGCACGTCGCGCAGGATATTGGCATTGTGGAAGCCCGTTATTTAGATGAAACCATTAACCGGCTGCCGAAGTCGGGAAAATCACATACATTCCATGGGAGAGACATTTACGCATATACAGGGGCGAGAATCGCTTCAGGTGTGATTTCTTTTGAAGAGGTGGGGCCAAAGGCGAATATTGATGATATTATTCACCTTCCAGTCGTACAGGCGTATGCGAAAGAAGAAGTCATCACAGGGACGATTGATATTTTAGACGTGAGGTTCGGAAACCTATGGACAAACATTCATCACACGTTATTTGAACAGCTTTCAATTAATTACGGCGATGCAATAGAAGTTACCATTGCCAACGGGCCGAAAAATGTGTATAAAAATATCATGACCTATGGACGATCTTTTGCCGATTTAAAGGTAGGCGAACCACTCGTATATGTCAATTCACTCGACCATTTAGGCGTGGCGATCAATCAAGGGTCATTTGCAAAGGCTTATAACATCGGTACAGGCACAGGCTGGCGCCTTTCGATTCGCAAAGCTCCGCGCATTATATACGAATAA
- a CDS encoding ABC transporter permease subunit has protein sequence MWTICMNEFKQLFKSTKSILTIVIIFILSTFVSTLPFIAAHQDKWEQAKDPYSIGNELVMSLFGFFLIFLLSHDILSREIHLKTIRFLVSKTTRLNIIIGKYLGLMLFWLSCIMTTYVLNMVISHRFLFSDAFKILTFISVGISCTLFLSMLFPTPQKSMFVGMLFSFLFPIVSMISVLSSERLIHWFQYMTPYYYARLSEPLTYVLMNTALTVVLLIGTALLFQRRDV, from the coding sequence GTGTGGACCATCTGTATGAATGAGTTTAAGCAGCTCTTCAAAAGCACAAAATCCATTTTAACAATTGTTATTATTTTCATTTTATCTACTTTTGTTTCAACTCTTCCGTTTATTGCTGCTCATCAGGACAAATGGGAGCAGGCAAAGGATCCTTATTCTATTGGGAATGAACTGGTGATGTCGTTATTTGGTTTCTTCCTTATTTTTTTATTGTCTCATGATATTTTGAGCCGCGAAATTCATTTAAAAACCATTCGTTTTCTAGTCAGTAAAACAACCCGTTTGAACATTATTATCGGAAAATATCTTGGGCTGATGCTGTTTTGGCTTAGCTGCATTATGACGACATACGTACTGAATATGGTGATTTCACATCGTTTTCTGTTCTCTGATGCGTTTAAAATCTTAACCTTTATCAGTGTCGGTATCTCATGTACTTTATTTTTGTCCATGCTCTTTCCAACACCGCAGAAATCAATGTTTGTTGGGATGTTGTTTTCCTTTCTTTTCCCGATCGTCAGTATGATATCTGTTCTTTCTTCAGAACGATTGATTCATTGGTTCCAATATATGACGCCTTATTATTATGCGCGCTTGAGTGAACCGCTGACCTATGTACTCATGAATACAGCATTAACCGTTGTATTACTCATTGGAACAGCACTCCTATTTCAAAGGAGGGATGTCTAA
- a CDS encoding ABC transporter ATP-binding protein codes for MLHTKELTKKYRTKVAIDHITIDVNQGDIFGLIGPKGSGKTTFFNIITGISRPTSGTFTMMDMPSLKKVRQHIGVLPEYTDLYEGLTALEHIAYLSKITGTRQKTSDYEELLEFVGLDHYHQEKVGTFTPGMKKRLGMAQAIAHRPEFILLDEPFADIDADSILHIQQVIETLKHEGKTVFLTADRPRFTNSICTKTAFISEGKLVSPHTHPQEKTITSSNIRATFKHAWIDDEVKPVLTQYLQTVGTDLVISDDETSLLIRSEAQVPSIIRAFVKCKVDLYRVTAQDAMSTS; via the coding sequence ATGCTGCATACAAAAGAGCTCACAAAAAAATATCGGACAAAAGTCGCGATAGATCACATTACCATTGATGTCAATCAAGGCGATATCTTCGGACTCATTGGACCTAAGGGTTCTGGTAAGACGACGTTTTTCAATATCATTACGGGAATTTCCCGGCCAACCTCTGGTACGTTTACGATGATGGATATGCCTTCATTAAAAAAGGTGAGGCAGCATATCGGTGTTCTGCCTGAATATACGGATTTATATGAAGGGCTCACGGCACTTGAACATATTGCCTACTTATCCAAAATCACCGGGACACGCCAGAAAACGAGTGATTATGAAGAACTGCTCGAATTTGTCGGTTTAGATCACTATCATCAGGAAAAAGTCGGTACCTTCACACCTGGTATGAAGAAGCGGCTCGGAATGGCGCAGGCCATCGCCCATCGGCCCGAATTTATTTTACTAGACGAGCCTTTTGCCGATATTGATGCTGATTCGATCTTACACATCCAGCAGGTCATTGAAACGTTAAAACATGAAGGGAAAACCGTCTTTTTAACGGCTGACCGCCCAAGGTTCACAAATAGTATTTGTACCAAAACGGCATTCATTTCTGAAGGAAAATTAGTGTCCCCCCATACTCATCCTCAAGAAAAAACCATCACATCCTCAAACATACGTGCAACCTTCAAGCATGCGTGGATTGATGATGAGGTGAAACCTGTTCTCACGCAGTACTTACAAACTGTCGGAACAGATCTTGTGATCAGTGATGACGAGACCTCATTGTTGATTCGTTCAGAAGCCCAAGTCCCATCGATCATCCGCGCTTTCGTGAAATGCAAAGTCGATTTATACAGAGTCACGGCTCAGGATGCCATGAGCACCTCATAA
- a CDS encoding GNAT family N-acetyltransferase gives MRLVTLQPMSQTDYDVLMEKAIQRYAEEKVLAGTWEKEESLANAEEQFDRLLPEGLQTEHHELWNFLNGEEAIGWVWLCYDPNHPQQEGFIYNFILFEAYRGKGFAKQAIAALEGQAKSLGVQKLSLHVFAHNQIARSLYEKTGFAETGIYMSKPL, from the coding sequence ATGCGATTGGTTACACTACAACCAATGTCACAAACGGATTACGATGTATTGATGGAGAAGGCCATTCAGCGGTACGCAGAAGAAAAGGTACTCGCAGGGACATGGGAAAAGGAAGAATCACTTGCGAACGCAGAAGAGCAATTTGATCGTCTGCTTCCAGAAGGTCTGCAGACAGAGCATCATGAACTATGGAATTTCTTAAATGGGGAAGAAGCGATTGGCTGGGTTTGGCTTTGTTATGACCCGAATCACCCTCAGCAGGAAGGATTCATTTATAACTTTATTTTATTCGAAGCTTATCGAGGAAAAGGCTTTGCAAAGCAGGCTATTGCTGCATTAGAGGGGCAGGCAAAGTCATTAGGAGTGCAGAAACTCTCGCTGCATGTTTTTGCTCACAATCAAATCGCCCGTTCACTGTACGAGAAGACCGGATTTGCAGAAACCGGAATCTATATGAGTAAACCTTTATAA
- a CDS encoding S1C family serine protease: MDYRDVEWMPRRSRKGYFLSGLIGVLVGAFLMGFFFPYVSGQSGSPFGWQQNGDEQSAQGPLKTVNVNVNDAVTKVVSNMSDTVVGVINIQKSSFWEEGGEAGSGSGVIYKKKGDTFYIVTNHHVIKGANQLEVSLQDGTRIGANLVGSDQLMDLAVLTVKSDKIKKTAAFGNSDHVKPGEPVIAIGNPLGLEFAGSVTQGVISGTERAIPVDSNGDGQADWNAEVLQTDAAINPGNSGGALINMDGKVIGINSMKIAESEVEGIGLSIPANLVIPVIEDLERYGEVKRPYLGVGMKSLADIASYHWQETLKLPSKVTSGVVVMSVESLSPAGKAGLKELDVVTSFDGKSVQNIVDLRKYLYQKKVGDKVKMEFYRSGKKKSVEIKLSQTDRFGG, encoded by the coding sequence GTGGATTATCGCGATGTAGAGTGGATGCCGAGACGAAGCAGAAAAGGATATTTCCTATCTGGTCTGATCGGTGTATTGGTAGGAGCTTTTTTAATGGGATTCTTTTTCCCCTATGTGTCAGGACAGAGCGGCAGTCCCTTTGGGTGGCAGCAGAACGGAGATGAGCAATCAGCACAGGGCCCTTTAAAGACCGTCAATGTGAACGTCAATGATGCGGTCACGAAAGTCGTATCTAATATGTCGGATACGGTTGTCGGCGTCATTAATATCCAAAAGTCGAGCTTTTGGGAAGAAGGCGGGGAGGCAGGCAGCGGGTCAGGTGTGATTTATAAGAAAAAGGGTGATACCTTTTATATCGTGACCAACCACCATGTCATCAAAGGAGCCAACCAGCTTGAAGTGAGCCTTCAGGATGGGACAAGAATTGGTGCCAATCTTGTTGGAAGCGATCAGCTGATGGATTTAGCGGTTCTCACCGTCAAAAGTGATAAGATCAAGAAGACCGCCGCCTTTGGCAATTCAGATCATGTGAAGCCAGGTGAGCCAGTCATCGCCATTGGAAATCCGTTAGGGCTTGAATTCGCGGGCTCTGTCACACAAGGTGTCATTTCGGGAACGGAACGTGCGATTCCTGTAGACTCGAATGGGGACGGACAGGCGGATTGGAATGCGGAGGTACTGCAAACAGATGCCGCCATCAATCCAGGCAACAGCGGTGGTGCCTTGATCAATATGGACGGAAAAGTGATCGGCATCAACTCAATGAAGATTGCTGAATCAGAGGTAGAAGGCATCGGGCTGTCTATCCCGGCGAATCTAGTCATCCCTGTCATAGAAGATTTAGAGCGCTACGGAGAGGTGAAGCGTCCGTATCTAGGCGTTGGCATGAAATCATTAGCAGATATTGCGAGCTATCACTGGCAGGAAACGTTGAAGCTGCCATCTAAAGTCACATCAGGGGTTGTCGTGATGAGTGTCGAGTCTTTGTCTCCAGCGGGAAAAGCGGGACTAAAAGAGCTGGATGTCGTCACCTCCTTTGATGGCAAGAGTGTACAGAATATCGTAGATCTTCGTAAGTATTTATATCAAAAGAAAGTCGGCGACAAGGTAAAGATGGAGTTTTACCGAAGCGGAAAGAAAAAATCAGTAGAGATCAAACTTTCTCAAACCGACCGATTCGGCGGATGA
- a CDS encoding MBL fold metallo-hydrolase: MSLQFSVLASGSTGNAFYLETDEHAFLVDAGLSGKQMVELLGQIDRKPEDLDGIFVTHEHSDHIKGLGVMARKYKLPVYANAKTWKAMESHIGKIDTEQKFHFDMETVQSFGGLDVESFGVSHDAAEPMFYVFHYGGRKLALMTDTGYVSDRMKGIIQSANTFVFESNHDVGMLQMGRYPWSIKRRILSDVGHVSNEDAALAMTDVIGDATSRIYLAHLSQDNNMKDLARMAVQQTLEMKGFVVGDGFDLYDTDPKKATPLCAV, translated from the coding sequence ATGAGCTTGCAGTTCAGTGTACTAGCGAGCGGAAGTACGGGGAACGCTTTTTATTTAGAAACAGACGAGCATGCCTTTTTAGTGGATGCTGGGTTAAGCGGCAAACAAATGGTCGAGCTGCTTGGTCAAATCGACCGCAAGCCTGAAGATTTGGATGGCATTTTTGTGACACACGAGCACTCAGATCATATTAAAGGGCTCGGTGTCATGGCGAGAAAGTACAAGCTCCCTGTCTATGCAAATGCGAAAACATGGAAGGCGATGGAGTCTCATATCGGGAAGATTGACACAGAGCAAAAATTCCACTTTGATATGGAAACCGTCCAATCCTTTGGCGGTCTCGATGTTGAGTCCTTTGGCGTCTCACATGATGCGGCTGAGCCCATGTTTTACGTGTTCCATTATGGCGGACGCAAACTTGCCCTAATGACGGATACAGGCTATGTGAGTGACCGTATGAAAGGCATCATTCAGTCAGCCAATACATTTGTATTTGAGAGCAATCATGATGTCGGTATGCTGCAAATGGGCCGATACCCGTGGAGCATTAAGCGCAGAATTTTGAGCGATGTCGGACATGTTTCAAATGAAGATGCCGCTCTTGCGATGACCGATGTCATTGGAGATGCCACCTCACGCATTTACTTGGCTCACTTGAGTCAAGACAACAACATGAAGGATTTAGCCCGTATGGCGGTCCAGCAGACACTTGAGATGAAAGGCTTTGTTGTCGGGGATGGCTTTGATTTATATGATACGGACCCGAAAAAAGCAACCCCGCTTTGCGCCGTATGA
- a CDS encoding two-component system regulatory protein YycI has protein sequence MEWNKTKTIFILAFLVLDIFLGFQYFEKRSTDHFAIIEKTDTLEEMKADGIKYGNLSDEAKIGYRITAEKKQYTKKDVDGLADQKAKSTFPKTDKDDPVTLLEMTFNKPVALPKKDIKTAAANLVNQRLLDGKNYKLWSIDEETGKIVFFQTYKGKYIFQEGLDDTETIGKITLDVNDQNEVVSYQQSMVTSINEVRKETLVPALETVKDLYTQNMLSQNTTVKKVELGYYTQYPGASTQVMVPVWRVELEGVSVSSKKKTEEEYLINAIDGSTLDHIEKDDKSSME, from the coding sequence ATGGAGTGGAATAAGACCAAAACGATCTTTATCCTAGCCTTTCTCGTTCTCGATATCTTTCTAGGTTTTCAATACTTTGAAAAACGATCAACCGATCATTTTGCGATTATTGAAAAAACGGATACGCTGGAAGAAATGAAGGCAGATGGGATCAAATATGGCAATCTATCAGATGAAGCGAAGATTGGATACCGCATTACAGCTGAAAAGAAGCAATATACGAAAAAGGATGTCGACGGATTAGCTGATCAAAAGGCGAAAAGCACATTCCCGAAAACGGACAAAGATGATCCTGTCACACTGCTTGAGATGACCTTCAATAAACCCGTTGCATTGCCAAAAAAGGATATAAAAACAGCGGCGGCAAACCTCGTAAACCAGCGTTTGCTGGATGGGAAGAATTATAAGCTGTGGAGTATTGATGAAGAGACAGGGAAGATCGTCTTTTTCCAAACGTATAAAGGGAAATACATCTTCCAAGAAGGCCTTGATGACACCGAAACCATCGGGAAAATCACCTTAGATGTAAACGATCAAAACGAGGTCGTGTCGTATCAGCAGTCGATGGTGACGTCGATTAATGAAGTGAGAAAAGAAACCCTTGTCCCAGCGCTTGAAACCGTGAAGGACTTATATACACAAAACATGCTGAGCCAAAACACGACCGTGAAAAAGGTAGAGCTTGGCTACTATACGCAATACCCGGGTGCAAGCACGCAGGTCATGGTGCCTGTATGGCGAGTCGAGCTTGAAGGCGTATCAGTTAGTTCAAAGAAAAAGACAGAAGAAGAGTATTTGATCAATGCCATTGATGGCTCAACACTTGATCATATAGAGAAAGATGACAAATCTTCAATGGAGTGA
- the yycH gene encoding two-component system activity regulator YycH — translation MKRETFKTIILTILIAISLVFTWNIWMFQPVMQDQADAGTQVVETKKISSDEPRSLIDVVKPREMFIHSNGEHFKVDQKELFQNFWNDVSLWDVKEISDVSDQYSEQRFKNFFYGSGGQGKTLDLVFNDSIPIDIFQALFKWPNKSIEYNSFDRMIVPFSQQDKANKKVYLVSYSKETVLELTIESANYRNLMDSISAAQNEMPRYDLYTFSANSKRDFLLPRKQKQLEAKMFFIETIKTSKFKDALFTDPSLVGEESNLNRTVYTDGTSRLEANQKDHRIQYQHRNINSSTVFQTGDLIKRSVKYFNDTGSFTDDYQYFGINSNQQLSFNMFMDGLPIVNSTKHPFGMTSLEVQWANDDILNYKRPNYILGNKASQSEQVKLMNGTELKDLIVKQTKYDDLEKIEQIFPAYQAASTASDQDQAMFVWLEPVWCMKYNGKTVILSHDLLTEGSENNGVE, via the coding sequence ATGAAGCGTGAGACCTTTAAAACCATAATATTGACAATCCTAATTGCGATCAGTCTTGTGTTTACGTGGAATATTTGGATGTTCCAGCCCGTCATGCAGGACCAGGCAGATGCCGGCACACAGGTCGTGGAAACGAAGAAGATTTCAAGCGACGAGCCTAGAAGTCTCATTGATGTCGTGAAGCCGCGCGAGATGTTCATCCATTCAAATGGGGAGCATTTTAAAGTCGATCAAAAGGAACTCTTTCAAAACTTCTGGAATGATGTGAGCCTTTGGGATGTCAAAGAGATTTCGGATGTGTCGGATCAATATTCTGAGCAGAGATTTAAGAATTTCTTCTATGGAAGCGGAGGACAGGGGAAGACATTGGATCTTGTATTCAATGACTCGATTCCGATTGATATTTTCCAAGCGCTGTTTAAATGGCCGAATAAGTCCATTGAATACAACTCGTTTGATCGGATGATTGTGCCGTTCTCCCAGCAGGACAAGGCCAATAAGAAAGTCTATTTGGTTTCATACAGCAAGGAAACGGTGCTTGAGCTGACAATAGAATCCGCTAACTATCGGAATCTAATGGACAGTATCTCAGCCGCTCAAAACGAGATGCCGCGCTACGATCTCTATACATTCTCAGCTAATTCTAAACGAGATTTCCTCCTTCCGAGAAAGCAAAAGCAGCTTGAAGCGAAAATGTTCTTTATCGAAACGATTAAGACAAGCAAATTCAAGGACGCTCTGTTTACGGACCCGAGTCTTGTGGGCGAGGAGTCTAATTTAAATCGGACAGTGTACACAGATGGCACAAGCCGTCTTGAAGCCAATCAAAAAGACCACCGCATCCAATATCAGCACCGCAATATCAATTCCAGCACCGTTTTCCAAACGGGGGATTTGATCAAGCGAAGTGTGAAGTATTTCAATGATACGGGGAGCTTTACCGATGACTATCAATACTTTGGCATCAACAGCAACCAGCAGCTTTCCTTTAATATGTTTATGGATGGTCTGCCGATCGTCAACAGTACAAAGCATCCATTTGGGATGACCTCTCTTGAAGTACAGTGGGCGAATGATGACATCTTGAATTACAAGCGTCCAAACTATATTCTAGGCAACAAAGCGAGTCAGAGTGAACAGGTCAAGCTGATGAACGGGACAGAGCTGAAGGACTTAATCGTCAAGCAGACGAAATATGATGACCTGGAGAAAATTGAACAAATTTTCCCGGCCTATCAAGCTGCTTCAACCGCATCAGATCAAGATCAAGCGATGTTTGTCTGGCTGGAGCCAGTATGGTGCATGAAATATAACGGCAAAACCGTGATACTATCGCATGATTTGTTGACAGAGGGGAGCGAGAATAATGGAGTGGAATAA